The Leptospira selangorensis genome segment TAGAGTTCCAATATAGGAATACACTGAGGTAAGTTTTGTAGATCGTATTCAGTAACAATCCAAGATCTGTATACATCGGAAAGAAGTCTCTTGAACTCGGCACGTTCACGTAAATCCGGGTTCTTGATCTCATCCAAATGGTTGATCGCCTTGGTGAAATAATTCAATGCTTGTTGTTTAGCTTCCAACTTTTGGCGGGAAACGACACGATCCTCGCGAGCTTTACGGTCGACCTTTTGCCAGTACCATTTCTCGTCTAGACGTTTCTTCTCCGCTTCCTCTTTACGGTACTGCTCAACAGCTTCCCTCATCTTGAGGACGGTATTAACTCCGGATTGATAGCTAGTTAGGGCCAGGCGGAACTTGTTGTTCGCGAAAGCCTTAGAAAGCTGATGGAGTTCTTGGAAGTTCTTGTCGTAACCTTTGAAGTCAGGGTTCTTCCAGATCGCTTCCTGCTCCTGGATTTCTTTTTTACGTTTCTTAGCTTCTTCCGTTAGATTCTTGTCGTCGTCTTCCGGAACGAGCTCACCTTTCAGCAGTTCGTCGATCTTATCAGCTGCCGCCTTGGCATCTGTCGTATCCTGCCCCCCTTGGTTCTGTGCGAACAAGGAGAGGTTGAGTCCGACCACGGCCAGAAGAACGAATATAGTCTTCATCACCTTCATAGTGCTCACACCTGTGCCTTCTCTTTCAAAGATAGGATTTAGAAAAAAGACAGCAAAGTCCTTTTCTTCTGTTTATCTATCGGTCAGGGACCTTTAGATATAAACCTGGATTAGAAAAAATTTCCCACTTTTCCTATACAAGGGACATAAACGAGGATCTTTTTACTCTATCCATTAGCAAAATTTTATCATTTTTCGCTAATTTTGTTCTCCGAATCCGTTCAGAGACTCCTCCAGGATCTCTCTTAAAGCAGAACTTGTCAGCAGATTTTTAGGAATTCCTAGGAAATGATTGGTCCTTAGATTTCTTTCTTTCTATTACTTTCCTTTTTTCCAGTCTGGATCTATACCATGAATTTATATAAATTAAGCCCGGTCCGGGAGGGTTCTCCTAATTGCAAATTCTGTGCGGGAGTCGGATTCTTTTTGGAGGAAAATGTAAAGAATTCCAGCTCTGGAATTCTGTTACTTTGTTCCTGTGTGGGAGAGTCCTGCCCTTGTGGTGGAAAGGCTCCTTATATGGTTTATGATGAAAGCCAAAATAGGATGTTACCCTGTGTCTGCCATAACGCTAGAATGGAACTTGGTAGGGTAGAATACTTGGTGAAGAGGGCTGGGATCCCTTCTAAATACAAATATCGTACTTTAAAAAGTATGGATACTACGCATCTTTCATTTCTCGCAGCATATGATTGGGCAGAAACATTGGTGAATAAATGGAATAATTCCGGAACTATTAGACAAGGTTTATATTTATGGGGAGCAACTGGTTCTGGGAAGACGCTTCTCGCTTGTGGTATCTTGAACGAGTTAATTCTGCGTTATGGAACTGAATGCAGATATGCAAAAATCAATCGTGATTTTCTTTCCACCATTCGAGACAGTTATCAAAAAGAAAGTGAACTTCATGGAATGGAACAAACTATTAAAAAACAATTCACCGATGTAGAAGTTTTAGTTTTAGACGACTTCGGAGCAAATAAAGAATCTGATTGGGCTAATTCTCAGTTGTATGATCTGATTGATGCAAGATATGAAGAAGAAAAAGTTACAATACTTACTTCAAATATTCAAGCCAAGGACTGGAAAGATAAAGCGGAAGGGCGTATTTATTCTAGGTTATTGGAAATGGCAGAAATAATTCATCTTGATTGTCCTGATTATCGGGAAAGTCATAACGTTCTCGGAACTCATTGATGGATAAAAATAACCATATCGCATTTCTTTGTTTGGGAACGAATTTAGGGGATCGTGAATTGTATCTTTCGGATGCGATCCAAAGGATTGGCGATCATCCTGAAATAAAAGTCCTAAAAAAGGGAACTGCTTTAAATACAGAAGCTTTAGAAGTTACGGACCAGCCTGACTTCTTAAATCAACTTTTGCAGATATCTACTCATCTTTCTCCTAGGGAACTTTTGGATTTTTTATTAGGCATTGAAAATGAAATGGGAAGAGTTCGCACAAGAGATAAAGGTCCTCGCGTGATCGACATAGATATTCTTTCCATTGATGATATGAAAATCCATGAGAAAGGTTTACATCTTCCCCATCATAGTCTGTTCACACGTCCTTTTATATTAGAACTTTTAAATGAACTCGGAGAAGGTTCCTTGATCCAAGCATTTGGGAATCCTTCGGAGGGATGACATGAGAGATGTTAGCAAATTATTTCCCAGAGGATCAAAACCCGTAGATAAAAAGATCACGGTATTGACCTGCTATGATTTTATGTTCGCTCGGATCTTAGAAGATTCCGGTGTGGATTGTCTTTTAGTAGGGGACACTCTTGGTGTGGTATACCAAGGCCAACCTACCACCTTGCCTGTGACCTTGGATGAGATGATCTATCATGCGAAGGCCGTCAGAAGAGGCGCCCCGAATACATTCGTAGTCGTTGACCTTCCATTTCTAAGTTATCAAGTTTCTTTAGAAGAAGGGATCCGTTCTGCTGGAAAGGTAATGAAAGAAAGCGGATGTGACGCAGTAAAATTCGAAGGCGGCGGTCCTGAGATACTAGAACTTATCTATAAATTAGAAAGGATAGGCATCCCGGTTATGGGACATATAGGCCTTACCCCTCAATCCGTGAACGTTTTCGGAGGACATAAAATCCAAGGAAAGGCGGAAGAAGATAAGGCAAGATTGATAAGCGAAGCAAAAGGGATCTCCGATGCCGGAGCCTTCTCCATTGTTTTTGAGCTGATACCTTCTGCTCTTGCTAAGGAAATTTCTGAATCTGTCCCGATTCCTACGATCGGGATAGGAGCAGGTGCGGCGACCGACGGACAGGTCCTGGTAATTTACGATTTTCTTGGATTGAATAAGGGCTTTAAGCCTAAGTTCTTAAAAACTTTCCTGAATGGATACGACGATGTCTCGAGCGCAGTCAAAAATTATATTCAGGAAGTGAGAAATGGAAGTTTTCCCGGGCCGGAACATTCTCATTAATTTCTTTTCTCTGCGGATTTCTTGACGTTCCGTGTGTGAAGTAAAGGCTGGAGAGAGAATCAATCCCGATTGTAAAATCGAACAAAGATAGGACGGAAGATACGTGGACATAGTCGAACTGGAGAAGGGATATCCGGAAACCGAAGCAAAAATAAAGGCTTTGGCATCCGAATGTGGGAACGCCACCGAGATTATTCGCGGAGCGGTTGTATCCGATACCATTCATTTTATCGGGGATACCCGTAAGATCTCCGACAAGGAAGGTTATGTAAAAGAACTTCCTGGTGTGACTAGAATTTGGAACGTATCATTGCCTTATAAAAATATCGCCCGTACAGCTGCCGGCAAAAACGGAGAAGTAGTCCATCGTGAAAACCGAATTGTAGAAGTTCATGGAAAAGATGGACTCGTTCGTAAGTTCGGAACAGGAAAACATATCTTCCTAGTTGGGCCGGATTCTCCTCAAACTTATGAGCAAACCGTTACTATCGCGAAACAAGCGGTAGAGATCGGTAAAAAATTCGGGATCTTAGATCGTATCATCTTTAGAGGTGGAGCATTCAAACCTAGAACTCGTCCGACTGATTGGAGAGGAATGGGTTGGGACGGTATCAAATTACTCGATAGAGTAAAAGAAGAAACCGGACTTCCGTACGTAACCGAGGTTATGGATCATACCATGGCGGAAGAAGTTTCCAAACATGCGGACATGATCCAGATCGGTACAAGAAACGCTCAAGACTTCGAACTTTTAGAAGCTGTGGGTCGCACAGGCAAACCAGTGATCTTAAAAAGAGGTTTCGGTAACGAAGCTATCGAATGGTTTTCCGCTGCAGAATATATTGCTAATCAAGGAAATTTGAATATAGTTCTTTGTGAAAGAGGAGTGAAAACTCTTTTCATTAAGGAAGGATATTGCCGTAATACTCCGGACTTGAATGTGATCACTCACGCTAAGAACCAAACAATTCTTCCTGTGATCTTTGATCCAAGCCATGTTGCCGGTGATGATAAGATTGTAGTTTCGAACTTACTGGCTTCTCTTCCGTTTAACCCGGATGGTTCCATTACTGAGACCTTACATGTAGAAGAATTCCGTAAAGAGCAAATGTGTGATGCGGCTCAAGCGCTTCTCATGTCTTTATACGAAAAAACGGTAGAAGCTATTTTAACCTATGAGGAAAAAATTAAACCTCTTACAGATAAGGTAGATTCTTATTTTTTGGAACGTAAAGGGAAAAAATAAGTCAGAGAGTTCTAACTTATTCCGGAAATTTGGGAGCTAATTCTTTTTTGGTTTGCTCCCAAAGACTCGGAAGTTCCTGACAAAGAGCTAAACAAGCTTCTAAGTTTCCTTCCTTCAATTTCAGCTCAGCCTCCGTAACATTCTTCTGAACTGCTGCGAGCCCAAAATTTGCTGCGACACCTTTTGTCTGGTGTAATTCTGCTTGGAGTTCTACGCTTTTCTTTTCTTCAGTGAAACTTTTGATATTTTCTAAACGGCTGTTCATGTTCTTGCGTAAAGAACGTACCATTTCTTCCAGCCAAATAATATCATCTTCATCATCGCCTTGTTTTAGGGAATCCAGACGAGACCAATCCACTAACATAGAATTCTCCTACCCGAACCGCGTTTGGTAAATGTATGCGGCTTCCCAAATTCGACGAAGCCCCGGACCGTTTACCGACCCCAATTATTTATAGCTTGAATAAAAAATCCACGTCGATTTTCGTATTATGGAAGATTTAAGAGGCGAAACTTAATGAAAATTCACCCAACAGCCATCGTCGATTCGAAAGCGGAACTACACGAGTCCGTCGAAGTCGGTGCGTATACAATTATAGAGAAAGATGTGGTAATCGGCGAAGGGACCGTGATCGAGACCGGAGCCCGAATTTTCGCAGGCACTAAATTTGGTAAATTTAACAAAGTCCATCATGGAGCAGTGATCGGAGTAAATCCTCAGGATTTGGGCTTCGATCCAAACACTGCTAGCAAAACGATCATCGGAGATAATAATACTTTTAAGGAATACTCCAATATTCACAGAGGAACTAAGGTAGATTCTCCTACTATTATCGGAAACAGGAACTATATGATGGGAAGTGTCCATGTAGGTCATGATTGTATTTTAGGAGATGATAATATTCTAACTCATGGTCTTGTTTTGGCAGGACATGTTACTGTAGGTAATAAGGCATTTATTTCCGGTTTAGTTGCAGTTCACCAATTTTGTTTTGTGGGCGACTATGCAATGGTTGCAGGTTGTTCTAAAGTTGTTCAGGACGTTCCTCCTTTTGCAACTGCTGACGGAAACCCTTGTACGATCATTGGTTTAAATACTGTCGGTTTGAAAAGAGGTGGATTTTCTCCTGAAACAAGAGCTGCGATCAAGAATGCATACAAAGTAATCTATCATTCAGGACTGAATTATAGAACAGCATTGGATCAATTGGAGAAGGAATCGGGTCATCCTCCTGAAGTTCTACAGATCATTAAGTTCTTCAGGAATAGTGATCGTGGTGTAATGAACCACAGATAATCGAAAGTTTAGCGTGTTGGACCTCCAACACGACTTTATCTTAATCTATCCTTGCACATTCCGGATTGATAGAAGTAACATATTCCAGGGGAAGATCTCCCAAAAAATCCGATCCCTGGAATTTTCCTTTAAAATTTAATTTTCCCTTTTTATAAGCATCCGC includes the following:
- the fcpA gene encoding flagellar coiling protein FcpA, whose product is MKVMKTIFVLLAVVGLNLSLFAQNQGGQDTTDAKAAADKIDELLKGELVPEDDDKNLTEEAKKRKKEIQEQEAIWKNPDFKGYDKNFQELHQLSKAFANNKFRLALTSYQSGVNTVLKMREAVEQYRKEEAEKKRLDEKWYWQKVDRKAREDRVVSRQKLEAKQQALNYFTKAINHLDEIKNPDLRERAEFKRLLSDVYRSWIVTEYDLQNLPQCIPILELYIEVNENEKEYPAHKYLASCYAFEENMIKKYGGASEDQMFKFRHKKNIHLLRATELKYGKDSPEYKHIVALINKDEVISVRP
- a CDS encoding ATP-binding protein translates to MNLYKLSPVREGSPNCKFCAGVGFFLEENVKNSSSGILLLCSCVGESCPCGGKAPYMVYDESQNRMLPCVCHNARMELGRVEYLVKRAGIPSKYKYRTLKSMDTTHLSFLAAYDWAETLVNKWNNSGTIRQGLYLWGATGSGKTLLACGILNELILRYGTECRYAKINRDFLSTIRDSYQKESELHGMEQTIKKQFTDVEVLVLDDFGANKESDWANSQLYDLIDARYEEEKVTILTSNIQAKDWKDKAEGRIYSRLLEMAEIIHLDCPDYRESHNVLGTH
- the folK gene encoding 2-amino-4-hydroxy-6-hydroxymethyldihydropteridine diphosphokinase, with the translated sequence MDKNNHIAFLCLGTNLGDRELYLSDAIQRIGDHPEIKVLKKGTALNTEALEVTDQPDFLNQLLQISTHLSPRELLDFLLGIENEMGRVRTRDKGPRVIDIDILSIDDMKIHEKGLHLPHHSLFTRPFILELLNELGEGSLIQAFGNPSEG
- the panB gene encoding 3-methyl-2-oxobutanoate hydroxymethyltransferase; the protein is MRDVSKLFPRGSKPVDKKITVLTCYDFMFARILEDSGVDCLLVGDTLGVVYQGQPTTLPVTLDEMIYHAKAVRRGAPNTFVVVDLPFLSYQVSLEEGIRSAGKVMKESGCDAVKFEGGGPEILELIYKLERIGIPVMGHIGLTPQSVNVFGGHKIQGKAEEDKARLISEAKGISDAGAFSIVFELIPSALAKEISESVPIPTIGIGAGAATDGQVLVIYDFLGLNKGFKPKFLKTFLNGYDDVSSAVKNYIQEVRNGSFPGPEHSH
- a CDS encoding N-acetylneuraminate synthase family protein; translation: MDIVELEKGYPETEAKIKALASECGNATEIIRGAVVSDTIHFIGDTRKISDKEGYVKELPGVTRIWNVSLPYKNIARTAAGKNGEVVHRENRIVEVHGKDGLVRKFGTGKHIFLVGPDSPQTYEQTVTIAKQAVEIGKKFGILDRIIFRGGAFKPRTRPTDWRGMGWDGIKLLDRVKEETGLPYVTEVMDHTMAEEVSKHADMIQIGTRNAQDFELLEAVGRTGKPVILKRGFGNEAIEWFSAAEYIANQGNLNIVLCERGVKTLFIKEGYCRNTPDLNVITHAKNQTILPVIFDPSHVAGDDKIVVSNLLASLPFNPDGSITETLHVEEFRKEQMCDAAQALLMSLYEKTVEAILTYEEKIKPLTDKVDSYFLERKGKK
- a CDS encoding Hpt domain-containing protein encodes the protein MLVDWSRLDSLKQGDDEDDIIWLEEMVRSLRKNMNSRLENIKSFTEEKKSVELQAELHQTKGVAANFGLAAVQKNVTEAELKLKEGNLEACLALCQELPSLWEQTKKELAPKFPE
- the lpxA gene encoding acyl-ACP--UDP-N-acetylglucosamine O-acyltransferase; amino-acid sequence: MKIHPTAIVDSKAELHESVEVGAYTIIEKDVVIGEGTVIETGARIFAGTKFGKFNKVHHGAVIGVNPQDLGFDPNTASKTIIGDNNTFKEYSNIHRGTKVDSPTIIGNRNYMMGSVHVGHDCILGDDNILTHGLVLAGHVTVGNKAFISGLVAVHQFCFVGDYAMVAGCSKVVQDVPPFATADGNPCTIIGLNTVGLKRGGFSPETRAAIKNAYKVIYHSGLNYRTALDQLEKESGHPPEVLQIIKFFRNSDRGVMNHR